The Breoghania sp. genome has a segment encoding these proteins:
- a CDS encoding YcjX family protein, protein MIRLSSITDEARNTLDNLVDGAQALAVPSLRLGVTGLSRAGKTVFITALVHNLIHGGRLPLFEAGASGRLARAFLQPQPNDAVPRFDYERHIDTLLDERVWPRSTRQVSELRLTIEYESATFLKTMMGRGKLHLDIVDYPGEWLLDLPLLNKDFRTWSHEALELARDPARTALASDWLEALTASDPTAEADENKARDLAARFTAYLAACRADEHALSLLPPGRFLMPGDMEGSPALTFCPLDLEDVGSPARNSLHAMMERRYEAYKKHVVRPFFRDHFARLDRQIVLVDALAALNAGPAAVQDLEAALAGILRCFRPGRNSWLSSILVRRIDRILFAATKADHLHHADHDRLEAILSKLVEKAVERAKFKGAQVDVAAIAAIRATREAKLKEDGVTLPAILGTPLPGETLGEATYDGNTEIALFPGDLPDDPAAIYEPGSDLAAGPDLRFIRFRPPRLERTAEGVTLSLPHIRLDRALQFLVGDKLA, encoded by the coding sequence TTGATCAGACTTTCCAGCATTACCGACGAGGCACGCAACACACTCGACAATCTCGTGGACGGCGCGCAGGCACTGGCTGTCCCGAGCCTGCGCCTCGGCGTGACAGGCCTGTCGCGCGCCGGCAAGACCGTGTTCATCACAGCACTCGTTCACAACCTCATCCACGGGGGGCGGCTGCCGCTGTTCGAAGCCGGGGCCAGCGGACGGCTGGCGCGCGCCTTCCTCCAGCCCCAGCCCAACGATGCCGTTCCCCGTTTCGATTACGAGCGCCACATCGATACGCTGCTCGATGAACGTGTCTGGCCACGATCCACCCGGCAGGTCTCCGAGTTGCGCCTGACCATCGAGTACGAATCCGCCACCTTCCTCAAGACCATGATGGGCCGGGGAAAGCTGCACCTCGACATTGTGGACTATCCTGGCGAATGGCTGCTCGACCTGCCCTTGCTCAACAAGGATTTCCGCACATGGTCGCACGAGGCGCTTGAGCTTGCCCGCGACCCCGCCCGCACCGCGCTCGCCTCCGACTGGCTCGAAGCGCTGACGGCGAGCGATCCGACCGCGGAGGCCGACGAAAACAAGGCCCGTGACCTCGCCGCCCGTTTCACCGCCTATCTGGCGGCCTGCCGGGCGGATGAGCATGCGCTGTCGCTGCTTCCGCCGGGCCGGTTCCTGATGCCCGGCGACATGGAGGGCTCCCCCGCCCTCACCTTCTGCCCGCTTGATCTGGAAGATGTCGGATCACCCGCGCGAAACAGTCTTCACGCGATGATGGAGCGGCGTTACGAGGCCTACAAGAAACACGTCGTGCGCCCCTTCTTCCGCGATCATTTCGCCCGGCTCGACCGGCAGATCGTGCTGGTGGACGCGCTTGCCGCCCTCAATGCCGGCCCCGCCGCGGTTCAGGATCTGGAAGCAGCTCTTGCGGGCATCCTGCGCTGTTTCCGTCCGGGCCGGAACTCGTGGCTTTCCAGCATTCTGGTGCGCCGCATCGACCGCATTCTCTTCGCAGCCACAAAGGCCGATCATCTCCACCATGCCGATCACGACCGGCTGGAGGCGATCCTGTCGAAGCTGGTGGAAAAGGCGGTGGAGCGCGCAAAATTCAAGGGTGCGCAGGTGGATGTCGCGGCCATCGCCGCCATCCGCGCCACTCGCGAGGCGAAGCTGAAGGAGGACGGCGTCACCCTGCCCGCGATCCTGGGCACCCCCCTTCCCGGCGAGACGCTCGGCGAGGCCACCTATGACGGAAACACGGAGATCGCGCTCTTTCCCGGCGATCTGCCCGACGATCCCGCCGCGATCTACGAGCCAGGGAGCGACCTTGCCGCCGGGCCCGACCTGCGCTTCATCCGTTTCCGCCCGCCCCGGCTGGAACGCACGGCGGAGGGCGTCACGCTCTCCCTGCCGCATATCCGGCTCGACCGGGCCCTGCAATTCCTCGTTGGAGACAAGCTCGCATGA
- a CDS encoding histidine phosphatase family protein produces MSRLLLFRHAKSSWTETALTDFDRPLAQRGLRAAPMMGQYMQANDLLPDRILCSSALRTRETLAAILPFMRKDMTIELLREIYDALDDDYRDIIAAHAGQAETLMVIGHNPVIHDTALALVCDGDPGALQHLREGFPTAALAVIEFKAPTAGALEPGSGHLTAFIKPRELEAMLAEHGVALSQN; encoded by the coding sequence ATGTCCCGCCTGCTGCTCTTTCGCCACGCGAAGTCGTCATGGACCGAGACGGCGCTTACCGATTTCGACCGCCCGCTTGCCCAGCGCGGCCTGCGCGCCGCCCCCATGATGGGCCAGTACATGCAGGCCAATGACCTGCTGCCCGACCGCATCTTGTGTTCCTCCGCCCTGCGCACCCGCGAGACGCTGGCCGCGATCCTGCCCTTCATGCGCAAGGACATGACGATCGAGCTGCTGCGCGAGATCTATGACGCCCTTGACGACGATTACCGCGACATCATCGCAGCCCATGCAGGACAGGCGGAAACGCTCATGGTGATCGGCCACAACCCGGTCATTCACGACACTGCGCTGGCTCTCGTCTGCGACGGCGATCCGGGCGCCCTGCAGCATCTGCGCGAGGGCTTCCCCACCGCAGCCCTTGCCGTGATCGAATTCAAGGCGCCGACGGCGGGCGCGCTGGAGCCGGGAAGCGGTCACCTGACCGCGTTCATCAAGCCGCGCGAACTGGAGGCCATGCTGGCTGAACATGGCGTTGCACTCAGCCAGAATTGA
- a CDS encoding MoxR family ATPase — MRFEGTVDYVATEDLRIAVNAAIALERPLLVKGEPGTGKTVLAQEVAAALGAPLIEWHVKSTTKAQQGLYEYDAVSRLRDSQLGDERVHDIANYIKRGKLWEAFVSETRPVLLIDEIDKADIEFPNDLLLELDRMEFHVYETGETIRAEQRPLVIITSNNEKDLPDAFLRRCFFHYIKFPDEETMREIVEVHYPGLKSMLLTEAMKIFYEVREVPGLKKKPSTSELLDWIKLLVNEDIDLATLKERDSSKLIPPLHGALLKNEQDVHLFERLAFMARRQGR, encoded by the coding sequence ATGCGTTTTGAAGGCACTGTCGACTACGTTGCGACCGAAGATCTCCGCATCGCCGTGAATGCCGCCATCGCTCTGGAACGTCCCCTTCTGGTCAAGGGCGAGCCCGGCACCGGCAAGACCGTTCTGGCACAGGAAGTCGCCGCAGCCCTCGGTGCCCCGCTGATCGAATGGCACGTGAAATCCACCACCAAGGCGCAGCAGGGCCTTTACGAATATGACGCCGTCTCCCGCCTGCGCGACAGCCAGCTCGGCGATGAGCGGGTCCACGACATCGCCAACTACATCAAGCGCGGCAAGCTGTGGGAGGCCTTTGTCTCCGAAACCCGGCCCGTGTTGCTGATCGACGAGATCGACAAGGCCGACATCGAGTTTCCCAATGACCTTCTGCTCGAACTCGACCGGATGGAGTTCCACGTTTACGAGACGGGCGAGACGATCCGGGCCGAGCAGCGCCCGCTGGTGATCATCACCTCCAACAACGAGAAGGATCTGCCGGACGCCTTCCTGCGCCGCTGCTTCTTCCACTACATCAAGTTTCCCGACGAGGAGACGATGCGCGAGATCGTGGAGGTCCACTATCCAGGTCTCAAGAGCATGTTGCTCACCGAGGCGATGAAGATCTTCTATGAAGTGCGCGAAGTTCCCGGCCTCAAGAAGAAGCCTTCCACCTCGGAACTGCTGGACTGGATCAAGCTCCTCGTGAACGAGGACATTGACCTGGCAACGCTGAAGGAGCGTGACAGCTCCAAGCTGATCCCGCCGCTGCACGGTGCCTTGCTGAAAAACGAGCAGGACGTGCATCTGTTTGAACGGCTGGCATTCATGGCCCGCCGTCAGGGTCGCTGA
- a CDS encoding flagellar hook protein FlgE — protein MGIYGAINAAISGLRSQSYALENISGNIANSQTTGYKRLDTSFSDLVASGGTDQTTQIAGTVISNSRATNDIRGDLQRSDIDTHMAVNGDGYFVVQEKIGEQDGRPIFSGTNVYTRRGDFTVDKDGYLVNGAGYYLFGNPIDETTGNVSGTVPELIQITNDFMGARRTTEIEYRANLPTYPITAQSDATVPGSELLDSTITPGNDILAADKTAFLRSSVAGEAITIYDENGSPVNVQVRWAKSQNADASVPQNAQWEMYYLTDADAAGPNPVWKHAGQFEFDGSGALVSPTGGNITLANLTVDGNNVGDLLFSFGSDGLTQYADPNGAAKVKTLSQDGYASGEQTGVKIGGGGRIVATYNNGQTRDLYEIPIASFAADARLERLDGGAFAQTTDSGEPLYSATGTIKGNTLEASNTDIADEFSKLIITQQAYSANTRIVTSGDEMLQEALNMVR, from the coding sequence ATGGGCATCTACGGCGCCATCAACGCGGCGATTTCCGGTCTGAGGTCTCAGTCCTACGCGCTGGAGAACATTTCCGGCAACATCGCCAATTCGCAGACCACCGGCTACAAGCGCCTGGATACCAGCTTCTCTGATCTGGTCGCCAGCGGCGGTACCGATCAGACCACCCAGATCGCGGGCACGGTGATCTCCAATTCGCGCGCGACAAACGACATCAGGGGTGATCTCCAGCGTTCGGATATCGACACCCACATGGCCGTCAACGGCGATGGCTATTTTGTCGTTCAGGAAAAGATCGGCGAGCAGGATGGACGGCCGATTTTCTCCGGTACCAACGTCTATACGCGCCGCGGCGACTTCACGGTGGACAAGGACGGCTATCTGGTCAACGGCGCGGGCTACTATCTGTTCGGCAACCCGATCGACGAGACGACGGGCAATGTGTCCGGCACCGTGCCGGAGCTGATCCAGATCACCAACGACTTTATGGGCGCGCGCCGGACGACCGAGATCGAGTATCGCGCCAACCTCCCGACCTATCCGATCACTGCCCAGTCTGATGCGACGGTGCCGGGCTCGGAGCTTCTGGACAGCACCATCACGCCAGGCAATGACATTCTTGCTGCGGACAAGACTGCGTTCCTGCGCAGTTCGGTCGCTGGCGAGGCGATCACCATCTATGATGAAAACGGTTCGCCGGTGAATGTGCAGGTCCGTTGGGCGAAGTCACAGAATGCCGATGCGAGCGTGCCGCAGAATGCGCAGTGGGAGATGTACTATCTCACCGACGCTGATGCCGCCGGTCCTAATCCGGTCTGGAAGCATGCGGGCCAGTTCGAGTTCGACGGCTCTGGTGCGCTCGTCTCGCCCACCGGCGGCAACATCACGCTGGCCAATCTGACCGTGGACGGCAACAACGTCGGCGATTTGCTCTTTTCCTTCGGCTCCGACGGCCTCACCCAGTATGCGGATCCGAACGGCGCGGCGAAGGTGAAAACGCTTTCGCAGGACGGCTATGCCTCCGGCGAGCAGACCGGCGTGAAGATCGGCGGCGGTGGACGTATCGTGGCCACCTACAATAACGGCCAGACCCGCGATCTCTATGAGATCCCGATCGCATCGTTCGCCGCGGACGCTCGCCTTGAGCGTCTTGATGGTGGCGCCTTTGCCCAGACGACGGATTCCGGCGAGCCGTTGTACAGCGCGACCGGCACCATCAAGGGCAATACGCTTGAAGCCTCCAACACCGATATCGCCGACGAGTTCTCCAAGCTGATCATCACGCAGCAGGCCTACTCGGCGAACACCCGTATCGTCACCTCGGGTGACGAGATGCTCCAGGAAGCCCTGAATATGGTCCGCTAA
- the flgK gene encoding flagellar hook-associated protein FlgK — MGLSSALNTALYGLAFNQRQLDVTAANIASADTVGYTKKSIQASVAYGRNGQVIGVVSDQITRSLDENAQREYRTSSADMSYLDLMKSYASRVDALIGTLSDPGSLNKVMAQFVSDLSALTTSPEDYTVRLQVMQSAKAVASELNSATSAVQQMRQEAENQIGDTVGRINELIRSVSDINKEIVTQKAGYQSTADLEDQRDRYLDELSGLIDINVREDPNGAVRLYTTGGMSLLDVYPSELRFDGRATVTAEAQWSEDPAQRKTGTITLVTPGGSTIDLIANKGLHSGRLGALVDMRDNYLVEVQDQLDEIASQLSQALSSHNVAGTDAGATPPQQGQNLDMAALQKGNKVTLTYKDAATGEDRTITFIRVDDPSQLPLDNSQTADPNDTVYGIDFSGGYASAAAQMQAALGGTGFTVTDTGSVFSFVDDGGTTSTLSGVTGTYTATGLADEGTPALPVFTDGLAGQPYTGALEGRDQKVGYAGRISVNPALIDDISRLVVYDSAAPTETGDPTRALHLLNALTQTSRQYDSKAGIGTESAPFNGTVVDYLSEVVSRQSAKSANVNSMHAGQKVVTNNLKSRVDDSSAVNMDEELARLIQLQNAYTSNARVMTVIRELFDVLMNA; from the coding sequence ATGGGTCTGAGTTCGGCTCTCAACACCGCTCTTTACGGTCTTGCCTTCAACCAGCGTCAGCTCGATGTAACAGCGGCGAATATCGCCAGCGCTGATACGGTCGGCTACACCAAGAAGAGCATTCAGGCTTCCGTCGCCTATGGAAGAAACGGGCAGGTCATCGGAGTTGTCTCCGACCAGATCACCCGTTCCCTCGACGAGAATGCCCAGCGGGAATACCGCACCAGCTCGGCGGACATGTCCTACCTGGACCTGATGAAGTCCTACGCGTCGCGCGTCGATGCGCTGATCGGCACGCTCTCGGATCCGGGTTCGCTCAACAAGGTCATGGCCCAATTCGTGTCCGACCTGTCGGCGCTCACCACGTCTCCTGAAGACTACACTGTTCGCCTGCAGGTGATGCAGAGCGCGAAGGCGGTCGCCTCCGAGCTCAACAGCGCCACCAGTGCCGTTCAGCAGATGCGGCAGGAGGCGGAGAACCAGATCGGGGATACGGTCGGGCGCATCAACGAACTGATCCGATCGGTCTCCGACATCAACAAGGAGATCGTGACGCAGAAGGCGGGCTACCAGTCGACCGCCGATCTGGAAGATCAGCGCGATCGCTATCTGGACGAGCTCTCCGGGCTGATTGACATCAATGTGCGCGAGGATCCCAACGGTGCGGTCCGGCTGTACACGACCGGCGGCATGTCGCTGCTCGATGTCTATCCGTCCGAGCTTCGCTTCGATGGGCGCGCGACCGTCACCGCCGAGGCCCAGTGGAGCGAAGATCCGGCGCAGCGAAAGACCGGCACGATCACCCTGGTGACGCCGGGCGGTTCCACCATCGACCTGATCGCCAACAAGGGCCTTCATTCCGGCCGTCTGGGCGCGCTGGTGGACATGCGCGACAACTATCTGGTGGAAGTCCAGGACCAGCTTGACGAGATCGCCAGCCAGCTGTCCCAGGCGCTGTCGAGCCACAACGTAGCGGGCACCGACGCGGGCGCAACGCCGCCGCAGCAGGGTCAGAATCTCGACATGGCGGCCCTCCAGAAGGGCAACAAGGTCACACTCACCTACAAGGATGCGGCCACTGGCGAGGACAGGACGATCACCTTCATTCGGGTGGACGATCCAAGCCAGCTGCCGCTCGACAACTCCCAGACCGCCGATCCGAACGACACGGTCTACGGCATCGACTTTTCCGGCGGATACGCCTCCGCAGCCGCGCAGATGCAGGCGGCTCTCGGCGGGACGGGCTTCACCGTCACCGATACCGGGTCTGTGTTCAGTTTCGTGGATGACGGCGGTACGACCTCGACCCTGTCCGGCGTCACCGGCACATACACCGCCACGGGGCTGGCGGATGAGGGGACGCCGGCTCTGCCCGTCTTCACCGACGGGCTTGCCGGCCAGCCTTATACCGGGGCGCTGGAGGGACGTGATCAGAAGGTCGGCTATGCGGGCCGTATCTCGGTCAATCCGGCGCTTATCGACGATATCTCCCGGCTCGTGGTCTACGACTCAGCGGCGCCAACGGAAACGGGTGATCCGACGCGCGCGCTCCATCTGCTGAATGCGCTCACCCAGACGTCTCGCCAGTATGACAGCAAGGCGGGGATCGGCACCGAGAGCGCGCCCTTCAATGGCACGGTCGTCGACTATCTGTCCGAGGTCGTGTCGCGTCAGTCGGCCAAGTCCGCGAACGTGAACAGCATGCACGCGGGTCAGAAGGTCGTCACAAACAATCTCAAGAGCCGGGTGGACGATTCCTCCGCCGTCAACATGGACGAGGAATTGGCTCGGCTAATCCAGTTGCAGAACGCCTACACCTCCAATGCGCGAGTGATGACGGTGATCCGCGAACTGTTTGATGTACTCATGAACGCGTGA
- a CDS encoding flagellar protein yields MAVNSVFFKNSSLIDQLTRMRTTFDDLQRQLATQKNSTTYSGLGQNRSLDLALKQRINEIGSYQQTGTFVDLRLSVIDKTISRMDEIRSEARKAMDPNNFVQQADGATNSQTSAEVSLVELLGLLNSDVAGRHIYSGSKVDTAPVVDMDLIMNGDLTHAGLKQVIDEYVQADAGPLNNGRLTSALAGTTVTLAEDGAHNFGFKIAGVTSDLSNVTTNYTAGPPASQDIDFAGQPKVGETIKVYLDMPDGTQTSVELKVADGPGVKNGFELGATPADTAANLKAALDTAVQGKASSDLKAASHYRASEAFFDTYQGQEVPRVDGPPFDTATGTHPGGADTVAWYVGDQTVGNPRRGATAVIDDNFEVNYGARANEDGIREVVQSIAAFVAADFSGESEENHDFYSAMAERARSPLQNTEGKTSGIQKIEMEMATTHLAVKRVAERHKTMANSLQTSVDEIEGIDKNEVAAQILQLQTMMEMSYRTTSIMYQLSLANYL; encoded by the coding sequence ATGGCAGTCAACTCCGTCTTTTTCAAAAATTCCTCGTTGATCGATCAGCTCACACGGATGCGGACGACCTTCGATGATCTGCAGCGCCAGCTGGCGACGCAGAAGAACTCAACGACCTATTCCGGGCTGGGACAGAACCGCAGCCTCGATCTGGCGCTGAAGCAGCGTATCAACGAGATCGGTTCCTATCAGCAGACGGGAACCTTCGTCGATCTGCGCCTGAGCGTGATCGACAAGACGATCAGCCGAATGGACGAGATCCGTTCTGAAGCCCGCAAGGCGATGGATCCCAACAATTTTGTCCAGCAGGCCGATGGCGCGACCAACAGCCAGACCTCGGCCGAGGTTTCGCTGGTGGAACTGCTGGGGTTGCTCAACAGTGATGTGGCGGGCCGTCATATCTATTCCGGCAGCAAGGTCGATACCGCTCCGGTGGTCGACATGGATCTGATCATGAATGGCGATCTGACCCATGCCGGACTGAAGCAGGTCATTGACGAATATGTGCAGGCAGATGCGGGCCCGCTCAATAACGGACGCCTGACGAGCGCGCTTGCTGGTACGACAGTGACGCTTGCCGAAGACGGTGCGCATAATTTCGGCTTCAAGATTGCCGGTGTGACGTCGGATCTGTCGAATGTCACCACGAATTACACCGCCGGGCCTCCGGCAAGTCAGGATATCGACTTTGCGGGACAGCCGAAGGTGGGCGAGACCATCAAGGTCTATCTCGACATGCCCGATGGCACGCAGACGAGCGTGGAACTGAAGGTCGCGGATGGGCCGGGCGTCAAGAACGGCTTCGAGCTCGGCGCAACGCCGGCCGATACGGCAGCGAACCTAAAGGCTGCGCTCGACACCGCCGTGCAAGGCAAGGCGTCCAGCGATCTGAAGGCGGCTTCGCATTATCGGGCGTCCGAGGCCTTCTTCGACACCTACCAGGGGCAAGAGGTTCCGCGCGTCGATGGTCCGCCCTTCGACACGGCGACCGGCACACATCCTGGCGGTGCGGATACGGTGGCCTGGTATGTCGGCGATCAGACGGTCGGAAATCCCCGCAGGGGAGCCACCGCCGTGATCGATGACAATTTCGAGGTGAACTACGGCGCGCGCGCCAACGAGGATGGCATCCGCGAGGTGGTGCAGTCCATTGCGGCCTTCGTCGCGGCGGATTTCTCCGGCGAAAGCGAGGAAAACCACGACTTCTATTCCGCAATGGCGGAACGTGCGCGGTCTCCCTTGCAGAACACCGAAGGCAAGACCTCCGGCATCCAGAAAATCGAAATGGAGATGGCGACCACCCATCTGGCCGTGAAGCGCGTGGCAGAGCGCCACAAGACCATGGCGAACTCGCTCCAGACGTCGGTGGACGAGATCGAGGGCATCGACAAGAACGAGGTGGCCGCGCAGATATTGCAGCTGCAGACGATGATGGAAATGAGCTACCGCACCACATCGATCATGTATCAGCTCTCGCTGGCGAACTATCTCTAG
- the flaF gene encoding flagellar biosynthesis regulator FlaF: protein MYNQAAAAYQKMSQTGVNPRDLEATLLMKAAGKLQNVVDNWDEMTSADLTEQLTYNRRLWTYLLAAVREEQNPLPDQIKMNITNLGVFIMNRTLEVLRHPNPQRIESLISINRNIAEGLRGRG, encoded by the coding sequence ATGTACAATCAGGCAGCAGCGGCCTACCAGAAAATGAGCCAAACGGGGGTAAATCCCCGCGATCTTGAAGCCACGCTGTTGATGAAAGCCGCTGGAAAGCTGCAGAATGTTGTAGATAACTGGGACGAAATGACCTCGGCGGATCTTACAGAGCAGCTCACCTACAACCGCAGACTGTGGACTTATCTTCTGGCTGCCGTACGCGAAGAGCAGAACCCGCTTCCTGACCAGATCAAGATGAACATCACCAATCTCGGCGTGTTCATCATGAACCGGACCCTGGAAGTCCTGCGCCATCCGAACCCGCAGCGCATCGAGTCCCTGATCTCCATCAACCGCAACATTGCCGAAGGCCTGCGTGGCCGCGGCTGA
- the flbT gene encoding flagellar biosynthesis repressor FlbT, whose product MALKIELKPGEKFILGSSVITNGDHRTRLFISGEAPILREKDILTKETADTPAKRIYLIVQLMYLDGEAGPHQKIYFDLVKDVLNAAPSTFQIIDRINNKILTGALYHALKEARALIDYEQELIGHVQSGSSGLPENEPNGGKSPRS is encoded by the coding sequence ATGGCGCTAAAAATCGAGCTAAAACCCGGCGAAAAGTTCATACTGGGCTCCAGCGTGATCACGAATGGAGATCATCGGACCCGGCTGTTCATTTCCGGTGAAGCCCCCATCTTGCGCGAGAAGGATATTCTCACCAAGGAAACAGCGGACACCCCGGCAAAGCGCATCTATCTGATCGTACAGCTGATGTACCTCGATGGAGAAGCCGGACCGCATCAAAAGATCTATTTTGACCTTGTAAAAGATGTCCTTAACGCGGCGCCTAGCACATTCCAAATAATCGACCGCATTAATAACAAGATCTTAACCGGTGCATTGTATCATGCTCTTAAAGAGGCGAGAGCACTGATAGATTACGAGCAGGAGCTGATCGGGCATGTACAATCAGGCAGCAGCGGCCTACCAGAAAATGAGCCAAACGGGGGTAAATCCCCGCGATCTTGA
- a CDS encoding flagellin, protein MSDITLSAGVRQNLLSLQNTADLMATTQNRLATGKKVNSALDNPTNFFTSSSLQSRANDLSQLMDSMTNGVKTLEAADNGLTAITNTLESMQSTLRQARQDKTYFTQAYTIDVGTTPTGTETLSFSDGAIGTTPVDIDLTVAQGVATGSGFSAVNFDSAASDTNAGTIDFDIAIDGGAARSVAISAVSGAGSNTLSLTLDGGTAVTFTVANEEAVTADEIAGALNTLFDAESLGITASTNGGELEFTSDTASSSSTAAITVSNLAEAGIGGGSGLGGAVNSTTNITAKSVADLVNEIAANTALDDKIRASNDDGKLRIENQSTQDLTVTGTTASGTADGSTSTTSIEGNDVRTDLAEQFNELRDQLDKLSDDSSYNGINLLRGDNLKLTFNETGTSTINIQTKDGATINSAYLGLSDLDAVDLDLDSNIDTLLATVKGALNTVRSQASTFGSNLSIVENRTEFTKMMMNTLETGADNLVLADGNEEAANMLALQTRQQLSTTALSLASQADQAPLSLF, encoded by the coding sequence GTGTCTGACATTACCCTTTCCGCCGGCGTGCGGCAGAACCTCCTCTCTCTGCAAAACACTGCAGATCTGATGGCGACGACCCAGAACCGTCTCGCTACCGGCAAGAAGGTGAATTCGGCGCTCGACAATCCGACGAACTTCTTCACATCGTCGTCGCTGCAGTCCCGCGCGAACGACCTGTCGCAGCTCATGGACTCCATGACCAACGGCGTGAAGACGCTGGAAGCCGCCGACAACGGCCTGACCGCCATCACCAACACGCTGGAATCGATGCAGTCCACACTGCGCCAGGCGCGGCAGGACAAGACCTATTTCACCCAAGCCTACACGATTGACGTCGGGACCACGCCCACCGGCACCGAAACGCTGTCCTTCTCCGACGGCGCCATCGGAACGACACCCGTCGATATCGACCTGACCGTCGCGCAGGGCGTCGCCACAGGTTCCGGTTTTAGTGCAGTCAACTTCGATAGTGCCGCGAGTGACACCAACGCCGGTACAATAGACTTTGACATCGCCATCGACGGTGGCGCCGCTCGATCTGTTGCCATCAGCGCAGTAAGTGGCGCGGGAAGTAACACGCTGTCGCTGACGCTGGACGGCGGCACCGCGGTCACTTTCACTGTGGCTAACGAAGAAGCTGTCACCGCCGACGAAATAGCAGGCGCGCTGAACACCCTGTTTGATGCTGAAAGCCTTGGCATCACGGCAAGCACCAACGGTGGTGAACTCGAGTTCACATCCGATACCGCTTCCAGCAGCTCCACGGCGGCCATCACGGTTTCCAACCTTGCAGAAGCCGGAATCGGGGGCGGCTCGGGTCTTGGCGGCGCAGTGAACTCGACCACAAACATCACGGCGAAAAGCGTTGCCGATCTCGTCAACGAGATTGCGGCCAACACGGCGCTCGACGACAAGATCCGCGCCTCCAACGACGACGGCAAGCTGCGCATCGAGAACCAGTCGACCCAGGACCTGACCGTCACCGGAACGACCGCCAGCGGAACCGCCGACGGATCGACCTCCACCACGTCCATCGAAGGCAACGATGTCCGCACCGACCTCGCAGAACAGTTCAACGAGCTTCGCGATCAGCTCGACAAACTGTCCGATGACAGCTCCTACAACGGCATCAACTTGCTGCGTGGCGACAACCTGAAGCTGACCTTCAACGAGACCGGCACCTCCACGATCAACATCCAGACCAAGGATGGCGCGACGATCAATTCCGCCTATCTCGGCCTTTCCGATCTCGACGCCGTCGATCTGGATCTGGACTCAAACATCGACACGCTGCTTGCGACCGTGAAGGGCGCCCTGAATACGGTGCGCTCCCAGGCCTCCACATTCGGCTCGAACCTGTCGATTGTGGAAAACCGCACCGAATTCACCAAGATGATGATGAACACGCTTGAGACCGGCGCGGACAATCTCGTCCTGGCTGACGGCAACGAGGAAGCGGCGAACATGCTGGCCCTGCAGACCCGTCAGCAGCTGTCCACAACGGCCCTCTCGCTGGCCTCGCAGGCCGACCAGGCCCCGCTCAGCCTGTTCTAG
- a CDS encoding flagellin, giving the protein MMNTLQTGADNLVLADGNEEAANMLALQTRQQLSSTALSLASQADQAPLRLF; this is encoded by the coding sequence ATGATGAACACGCTGCAGACCGGTGCCGACAATCTGGTGCTGGCGGACGGTAACGAGGAAGCGGCGAACATGCTGGCTCTGCAGACCCGGCAGCAGCTCTCCTCCACCGCCCTGTCGCTGGCCTCCCAGGCCGATCAGGCGCCGCTGCGTCTGTTCTAA